One segment of Falco rusticolus isolate bFalRus1 chromosome 3, bFalRus1.pri, whole genome shotgun sequence DNA contains the following:
- the NDUFS6 gene encoding NADH dehydrogenase [ubiquinone] iron-sulfur protein 6, mitochondrial encodes MAAPGATFCRLLPLSRLLPSRPVTVVAASVRPYGVQVSGTGELVTHTGQVYEEKDYRRVRFVGRQKEVNKNFAIDLIAEQPVSEVESRVVSCDGGGGALGHPKVYINLDKDTKTGTCGYCGLQFKQKHH; translated from the exons ATGGCGGCGCCCGGTGCGACCTTCTGCCGCCTACTGCCGCTGAGCCGCTTGCTGCCGTCCCGCCCGGTGACGGTGGTTGCTGCCTCTGTTCGCCCCTACGGTGTGCAGGTCTCCGGTACCGGCGAGCTGGTGACGCACACGGGGCAG gtatatgaagaaaaagattataGAAGAGTAAGATTTGTTGGACGACAAAAGGAG GTGAACAAGAACTTTGCAATTGATTTGATAGCAGAACAGCCTGTGAGTGAAGTTGAAAGTAGAGTGGTATCATGCGACGGTGGTGGTGGAGCTTTGGGACATCCTAAAGTATACATAAACTTG gaCAAAGATACAAAGACTGGAACATGTGGCTACTGTGGACTtcagtttaaacaaaaacatcacTGA
- the MRPL36 gene encoding 39S ribosomal protein L36, mitochondrial yields MLSLLAGASGPLRSLGRSSFCSLAPWWRAAAAALSAPVSRAQPLWCGAAAPRALLAVPPPPGLLPPLCAGLKTKTSLKRRCKDCFIVRRRGRLYVCCKSNPRHKQRKL; encoded by the coding sequence ATGCTGTCTCTCCTGGCCGGGGCCTCCGGGCCACTCCGCTCGCTGGGCCGCTCGTCGTTCTGTTCCCTGGCGCCGTGgtggcgggcggcggcggcggcgctctCCGCGCCGGTGAGCCGGGCCCAGCCGCTGTGGTGCGGagcggccgccccccgcgccctgCTGgccgtcccgccgccgcccgggctGCTGCCGCCGCTCTGCGCGGGGCTGAAGACGAAAACCTCGTTGAAGAGGCGCTGCAAGGACTGCTTCATCGtccggcggcgcggccggctGTACGTCTGCTGCAAGAGCAACCCCCGGCACAAGCAGCGGAAGCTCtag